In Citrus sinensis cultivar Valencia sweet orange chromosome 3, DVS_A1.0, whole genome shotgun sequence, the sequence TAAAGAGCAGTGCCGAGAAGAAAGATAAGAAACACAAGGACAAAGCGGACGAGGACAGAGAATGTGATGGTGAAGATGACGagcaagaagagaaaaaggaaaggaagaagGATAAGGAgatgaaagagaagaagaacaaagatgaagagggtgaggaagaggaagaaaagaagaaaaaaattaaatatgaggagaaagaagagaagaagatgaaagGTAAGGAGAAGAAAGATAGCAAGAAGCAGGacgaagaagatgaagaggaggaagaaaaaaagaagaaagaaaagaagcacAAATATGAATTAGTGACGGATAAAGACAGTGATGGGGAAAAGGGTGAGGTAGTAGTAACCACCAGGGAGATTCAAATAGAAGAAAGTGGGAAGGAATCACAAGGTGAAGGAGAAGACCAGCAGAAAGATGAAggcaaagagaagaaaaaagaaaaggacaaGAAGGACGGCAAGAAGAGAAAACTAGATGGAAAGGGTAAGAGCAAGGATATTGGCAAGCTAAAACAGAAGTTGGAGAATGTTAATGCCAAAATAGAGGCTCTCATCGAGAAAAAGGCAGATATTATGAGGCAAATTCAAGAAGCTGAACGCGAGAGCAGTGGCACAACAGAGAAGGAGACAGATAAAGCTAGCTGATTATCATAGCACTGTTGTAGGTGT encodes:
- the LOC102626892 gene encoding uncharacterized protein LOC102626892, which gives rise to MEGKSASISGGQEKVVKKEELNLKVKTKDVESDAGKEQKPEVELELKTKSVEKEKQKHKEDKHEEKDDKKSKKKEKEKKVDDEDGKKKEKKDKEKEEKKKNKDEDLDEGKKKDKKENKKKDKDKEEKIKSSAEKKDKKHKDKADEDRECDGEDDEQEEKKERKKDKEMKEKKNKDEEGEEEEEKKKKIKYEEKEEKKMKGKEKKDSKKQDEEDEEEEEKKKKEKKHKYELVTDKDSDGEKGEVVVTTREIQIEESGKESQGEGEDQQKDEGKEKKKEKDKKDGKKRKLDGKGKSKDIGKLKQKLENVNAKIEALIEKKADIMRQIQEAERESSGTTEKETDKAS